Proteins from a genomic interval of Callospermophilus lateralis isolate mCalLat2 chromosome 1, mCalLat2.hap1, whole genome shotgun sequence:
- the Il17rb gene encoding interleukin-17 receptor B has product MLLALLSLAALCWSAMPGEPTIQCGSETGPSPEWMVQHNLTPGDLRDLRVELAKTSAATGDYSILMNISWILRADASIRLLKATKICVTGKSNFQSYACVRCNYTEAFQSQTRPSGGKWTFSYVGFPVELSTLYFIGAHNIPNANMNEDSPSLSMNFTSPGCLDHIMKYKKKCIKAGSLWDPNITACKKNEKMVEVNFTTSSLGNRYTVLIQQSTRIWFSQVFENKTKRTSIAILVTEESEGAVVQLIPYFPTCGNDCIRRKGTVLLCPKIVVPFPPDNNRSVLGGWLPLLLSLLLVATMVLVFGIYLMWRHGKKINTSLPTTRLLPLIKVLVVHPSEICFHHTVCYFTEFLQNNCRSEVILEKWQKKKIAEMGPVQWLTTQKKAADKVIFLLSNDANTMCDDTCGHNEGSPSEYSQDLFPLAFNLFCSDLSSQTHLHKYIVVCFRGADPKDNYSALHVCPKFHLMKDAAALQTQLLCATQHMSVGKWSQVCHSSCSPL; this is encoded by the exons ATGTTGCTTGCGCTGCTGAGCCTGGCCGCGCTATGCTGGAGCGCCATGCCTGGAGAGCCG ACTATTCAGTGTGGCTCTGAAACTG GGCCGTCTCCAGAGTGGATGGTCCAACACAATCTGACCCCAGGGGACTTGAGGGACCTCCGTGTGGAACTTGCTAAAACCAGTGCTGCAACAGGGGACTATTCAATTTTGATGAACATAAGCTGGATACTCCGAGCAGATG CCAGCATCCGCTTGTTGAAGGCCACCAAGATCTGTGTGACAGGCAAAAGCAACTTCCAGTCATATGCCTGTGTGAGGTGCAACTACACGGAGGCCTTCCAGAGTCAGACCAGACCCTCTGGTGGCAAA TGGACATTCTCCTACGTTGGCTTTCCTGTGGAGCTGAGCACGCTCTATTTCATTGGGGCCCATAATATCCCCAATGCAAATATGAATGAAGACAGCCCTTCTTTGTCTATGAACTTCACTTCACCAG GCTGCCTAGACCAcataatgaaatacaaaaaaaagtgtATCAAGGCAG GAAGCCTGTGGGATCCCAACATCACTGCTTGTAAGAAGAATGAGAAGATGGTTGAAGTGAATTTTACAACCAGTTCCCTTGGAAACAGATACACGGTTCTTATCCAACAGAGCACCAGAATTTGGTTTTCTCAAGTGTTTGAG AACAAAACAAAGCGAACTTCGATAGCCATCCTAGTGACAGAGGAAAGCGAAGGTGCTGTGGTTCAG TTGATTCCATATTTCCCTACCTGTGGCAACGACTGTATCAGACGCAAAGGGACCGTGCTGCTTTGCCCAAAGATAGTTGTCCCCTTCCCTCCAGATAACA ATAGAAGCGTGCTAGGAGGCTGGCTGCCTTTGCTTCTCTCGTTGCTGCTAGTGGCCACCATGGTGCTGGTGTTTGGGATCTACCTAATGTGGAGGCATGGTA AAAAGATCAACACTTCCCTTCCTACTACAAGGCTACTGCCCCTCATTAAAGTTCTGGTGGTCCACCCATCTGAAATATGTTTCCATCACACAGTTTGTTACTTCACTGAATTTCTTCAAAATAACTGCAGAAGTGAGgtgatccttgaaaaatggcagaAAAAGAAAATAGCTGAGATGGGTCCAGTTCAGTGGCTTACCACCCAGAAGAAAGCAGCAGATAAAGTAATCTTCCTTCTTTCcaatgatgccaataccatgtgcGATGATACCTGTGGCCACAACGAGGGCAGCCCCAGTGAGTACTCTCAAGACCTGTTCCCCCTGGCCTTTAATCTTTTCTGCAGTGATCTGAGCAGCCAGACTCATCTGCACAAATACATAGTGGTCTGCTTCAGAGGGGCTGATCCCAAAGACAACTATAGTGCCCTCCATGTCTGCCCCAAGTTCCACCTCATGAAGGATGCCGCGGCTCTCCAAACACAACTTCTCTGTGCCACACAGCACATGTCAGTGGGAAAATGGTCACAAGTCTGCCACAGCAGCTGCTCTCCCTTGTAG